In Oryza brachyantha chromosome 1, ObraRS2, whole genome shotgun sequence, the following are encoded in one genomic region:
- the LOC102708401 gene encoding probable calcium-binding protein CML10: MVKIKMPALFRRRSGSKSPPRSHQAQAQAQAADPASPTPEEEMERVFRKFDANGDGRISRSELGALFESLGHAATDDELARMMAEADADGDGFISLDEFAALNATANGDAAAVEEDLRHAFRVFDADGNGTISAAELARVLHGLGEKATVQQCRRMIEGVDQNGDGLISFEEFKVMMAGGGTFAKIA; the protein is encoded by the coding sequence atggtcAAGATCAAGATGCCCGCGCtcttccgccgccgcagcgggtccaagtcgccgccgcggtcgcaccaggcgcaggcgcaggcgcaggcggccgaccccgcgtcgccgacgcccgaggaggagatggagcgGGTGTTCCGCAAGTTCGACGcgaacggcgacgggcggATCTCGCGGTCGGAGCTCGGGGCGCTGTTCGAGAGCCTCGGCCACGCGGCCACCGACGACGAGCTGGCCCGCATGATGGCCGAGGCGGACGCCGACGGGGACGGGTTCATCAGCCTCGACGAGTTCGCCGCTCTCAACGCCACCGCCAacggcgacgcggccgccgtcgaggaggACCTCCGCCACGCCTTCCGGGTCTTCGACGCCGACGGCAACGGcaccatctccgccgccgagctcgcccGCGTCCTCCACGGCCTCGGCGAGAAGGCCACAGTCCAGCAGTGCCGCCGCATGATCGAGGGCGTCGACCAGAACGGCGACGGCCTCATCTCCTTCGAGGAATTCAAGGTCatgatggccggcggcggcaccttCGCCAAGATCGCGTAG